The following DNA comes from Hyphomicrobiales bacterium.
CGCGCTGCGCAAGACGACCGTCTTGCCGCGGCCGCGCAAATAGGGGCTGTCGAGCACGGCGCCGCGCTGGGCGTTGCCGCCCCACACATAAATCAGCGTTCGCCCGCCGCGCATGCCCAAAAGCCGCGACATGGAAGGTGTGGAATCGCCAAAGCGGTCCGCCGTCGCGGCATCGACAAAGACGAAATAGAGAGCGATCGCGCGATCATCACCGCCACGCGCTGCCAAGTTGGTGGGGCCGACGGTCTGGCTCACCTGCCATTGCCAACTGGCTGACGACGCATTGCGCGCGGCACGTGGCACGACGCCGTAGACCACCGAGGAGGACTGGCTGGCATTGATCGTCAGCGCGTTGCCGCCGAGGCCGAAGTCGGTCGGCGGGATGCCGCGAAACGTCCAGGCTTGCCACCCGTTAAAGCTGATCGACGTCATCGCTTCGGCCGGGGTCGATGTCGCCAACAAGGCCGGGGCTGCGGCAAGGCCGGCACCAAAGGCAAGGAGGGATCGTCGTGTCAGGTGCGTGGCATTGGGGGATTTCAGCATGCTCAAGACTCGCCTAGGTTTCTGAAGGTCAGCATCATGCGGGTTGTGGTCTTAGACCTACGCACGACCGCGACCATTCGATGACTCAAGACCAGTCTGTGTGTTCACAAAGTAGTGTGCGCATCACCAAACCGAGGCACTTAGAAACGGCATGCCCCTTCAAAACCGCGTCCATCCTTGCGGGTCCTTGCATGCCGTCAGTTCGCGCGGAACGCTGATGGGCAATCGTGGCGGACGTATCCATGACCCTGAAACCAAATCGCTTCTGCCGACGAAGCGATGGGCAAGCCGCGCCTGGATCGCTTGTGATTTGTCGTTCAAGAAACGCCAACGCGCGCTCTGGGGCGAGAGCTACACCGAGCTTTTCTTCCTCGACGAGGTGACGGCGCTGGCAGGCGGGCACCGGCCCTGCTTTGAATGCCGGCGAGCGGACGCGAAAGCCTTTCAAGCTGCTTTTTTTGGTGGGTTGAAAGCTGATCAAGGATGGGAGAGCCCTCCGAAAGCGCCGGTTATGGACCAGGTGCTGCACGAGGCGCGTGTCGGCGAAGAACCGTCGCGAGCCAGGCTGCGGGATCTACCTGCGGCAAGTATGGTCGTGATGGACGATCAGGTTTTCGCGATTCGCGGCGGGGCCCTGTTGCCCTGGTCGTTCGACGGTTATGGCAAGCCACTGCAAATTGACGATGATCGAGTGCTGGAAGTGGTGACGCCGGAGCCTGTTCTCGCAGCGCTGCGCAGCGGCTACCGACCACATTGGCATGACAGCGCAAGGCAGAACCATGAAAGCTGAGTTAGACAAGGCGACCATTGCGGGGATTTTCGACTTTCTGCGCCAATCGGGCGATCTGAAAGACACGCTGCGCAGCGGTTTCACCAATGCCGGCGCGCAGGAAAGCACAGCCGAACACAGCTGGCGGCTCGCCCTGCTGGTGATTGCGTTGGAGCCCTATTTCGACGGCCTCGACACCTCGCGCATGTTGAAGATGGCCATCCTGCACGATCTCGGTGAGGCCGTGACCGGCGACGTACCGGCGATCCATCAATCGGGCGACCCGGATATCCGGCGGATGGCCGAACGGGACGCCGTCGCGATGCTCAGCGAATTTTTGCCCGAATGTGTCGGTGAGACCGTGAAGGCGATCGCAGCGGAGTATGATGCCGGTGAAAGCCATGAGGCCGCCATGATGAAAGGGCTCGACAAGCTTGAGACCATCTTTCAGCACGCCACCGGCGAAAACCCGCCCGATTTCGACTATGCCTTCAATCTCGACTATGGGGCGCACTGGACCCGCGACGATGCGCTTCTTGCCAAACTGCGTCGCTATGTGGACAGTTTGACCCGGGCGCGGATGACCGTAGCGGAAGGCTCGGAGAGCTAAGGTCAAACCCTGATAGTCACCGATTGTCATGGTTTTGCCGCAGTGCAGCATTTACATTGCTGTGAGGGGAAACGCCTGATTCTCCAGTTAGGAAAATCAGATGTCGATTCAAAATCTTGATGCGTTTTTTGCGCCGCAGCATATCGCTCTGATTGGCGCCAGTCCCAAGCCGTCCAGCGTGGGGCGCGCCTTTGTGGATAATCTCCTGCTCGACCCAGGCCGCAGAACGCTGTCTTTCATCAATCCAAGTCACGAGTCCATTGACGGGCACCCCTGCGTTGCAGCGCTCGGCGAACTGGAAAGTGTGCCCGATCTTGCGATCATCGCCACGCCCCCGGACACGGTGCCCGGGCTGGTCGCCGAGGCGAAACTTGCGGGCGTGCGCGCCGTCATTGTTGTCTCCAATTGCCAAGGCGGCGACCGAGGCGCGCTGCGGCGTGCAATGCGGGCGGCGGCACGCGGTTCGCCGATGCGCATCTTGGGTCCGGACTCGCAAGGGGTCTATGCAGCCGCCGGCAATCTCAATGCCAGCCTTGCGTCAACGCCACCGCAATCCGGCTCGCTCGGTCTGATCGCTCAGTCGGGTGCGATCATGAATGCGGTACTCGATTGGGGCAACGCGGTGAAGGTCGGCTTCTCCAAAGCAGTATCGTTGGGTGACGCGTCGGATGTCGATCTCGACGATCTTCTCGATCATCTGGCCTATGACGTGCGCACGCGGGCGATACTGGTGTGCGTTGAGACGGTCGGCAATCCACGACGGTTTTTCTCCGCAGCTCGTGCTGCCGCGAAGGTGAAGCCGGTGGTGATCCTAAAATCCGGACGGCACAGCGTGACCGCCGATCAGATCTCCACCCATTCGGGCATTCTGGCGACAGAAGATGCGGTCTATGACGCGGTGATCCGTCGTGCCGGCTTGCTTCGGGTCAATGATCTGGATGGGCTGTTCGATGCCGCTGGCGCGTTGGCCCGCCTGAAGCGCGTTTCGGAGGCCGGCAAGCGCCTGGCCATAGTCACCAACGATCGCGGTGTTGGCATCTTGGCCGCCGACCGACTGCTCGACCTGGGTGGAAGCCTGTCGGAGCTGAGCGATGAGGGGATGGAGGCGATCAAGCCACACGCACCGCTGCGCTGGACCGGCGACATGCCGCTCGATCTGGACTCCACATTGCCGATGGACGCCCAGGGTGAGGTGATCGAAGCGCTGATCGATGATCCGATGAACGATGGCGTGTTGATCGCCTACAGCCCAAGCCAAGTGTCCAACGGAAGCGAAGCGGCGGCCAAGCTCTCCGAACTTCTGGTCCGCAAAACCAAGGACAAGTCACGTCCCAAACCCGTGTTTGTGTCCTGGCTGGAACGTGAGGCCGGCGCGCTGAACGCGCTTGATGAGGCCCATGTGGCCCGCTTTCGCACGCCCGGCGATGCGGTGCGCGGCTTTATGGATGTCTCGCGCTATGCCCAGGCACAAAAGGAACTGTCGGCGACGCCCCCTGCCCTGCCGGAGGATCTTGCCAGCGCGGATGTGGAGCGCGCCCGCGCCCTCTGCGAAAATGCCATTCGTGAAGGCCGCACCTGGCTCAACACCGATGAGATGGGCGATATTCTCGCCAGCTACGGTTTCAACTACGCTGCCCCCGTGCGCGCGTCGAGCGCCGAGAAGGCTGCAACCGCTGCGCAGGACATGCTTGCTCAACATCGCTCGGTGGCGCTGAAAATCGACTCGCCTGACCTGCCGCACAAGTCCGATGTCGGCGGCGTCGTGCTCGATCTCACCCATAGCCTTCAGGTGCGCGAAGGGTTCGATGCGCTGACCGAAAAGGTCGCGGCAAGGGCGCCTGGTGCGCGGATCGATGGCGTGATCGTGCAGCCGATGGCCGACATCTCTGCGGGCTTGGAGCTCTATCTCGGTCTGGCTGATGACCCAATCTTCGGTCCAGTGATCGTTTTCGGGCGCGGCGGCATCGCGGTTGAAGCGATCAACGATAAGGCACTTGGCATGCCGCCACTCGATATGCGGTTGGCGCGGCAAGTGATGGAGCAGACCCGCGTCTCCAAACTGATGGGCGGCTTTCGTGGTCGCGCTGGCGTCGATCAAGACGCGGTGGCGCAAGCGCTGGTTCGCTTGTCGCAGCTTTCCGCCGATGTGCCGCAAATCCGAAGCCTGGACCTCAATCCGATGCTCGCGACACCCGACGGGCTGTTGGTGCTGGATGCCCGTATGGAAGTCGCACCCAGTGAGGTCGGTGATCTGACGTTCGACACCAATCCGCGCTTCACCATCCGGCCCTACCCGCGCAACTGGGAGCGCCGATTGGAGTTGAAGGATGGCGATGCCGTGTTTGTGCGCCCGGTCCGGCCCGAGGATGAACCGGCCTTTCGGCTGTTCTTCTCGAAGACCACAAAGGAGGACTTGCGGCTGCGCTTCTTCTCCTATGTGCGCGACTTCAGTCACAAGTTCATCGCCCGTCTCACGCAGATCGACTATGCGCGGGATATGGCCTTCTGCGCCTTCGACTCCAGCGGCGAGTTGATCGGTGTTGTCCGCCTGCACGCTGATCCGGAGCGCGAAACCGGCGAGTATGCGATTCTCTTGCGGTCTGATCTCAAGGGCCAAGGCCTTGGTTGGGCGCTGATGCAGCTGGTGATCGAATATGGACAGGCCGAACGGTTCAAGCGCATTGAAGGCCAAGTGCTCGCCGAGAACACGACGATGCTCAGTATGTGCCGGGCTCTCGGCTTCCAGGTTCGCCGCGATCCCGACGAACCGGAGATCATGCAAGCCAAGCTTGACCTGGCCGAACTTGAAGGTGTGAATCCAGCCGAGCTTTCCGCTGCACAATGACGCAACGTTAAGCAAGCTGGGCTCTGCGCAACCCCTGTCCGTGTTGTTGCGACTGACGCGCAGCTTTGGAAATTGCGATAGTGCACCGACGTTGATGCCTGATCGGCGGGCGTTCGCCGACCGGCGCTTCGACAGGGTTGGCCGTGACGCCACCCAGGGAGCCTGGCATGACCGCAACACTGACGCGCAAGAGCGGCCCAGCCGTTTTTCGGCCTGAGGTGCCAACCTCGGCAACGCTGACGCATGTTGTCGGCGACCAAAGCGCCGTGATGCGTTTCATGGCTGACCCGGCAAGCCACGGCCTGCCCAGTGACGATCCGTCCAAAAGCGTGGAACGCATCGACACCCATGGCGCGGCGGTGTTTTTGGCCGGTGAGCGCGCCTACAAGATTAAACGTGCGGTCTGTTTTCCTTTCATGGATTTTTCCACCCTTGCGCGCCGTGAAGAGGCCTGCCGCGCGGAAATCGCCATCAACAAGCCCAACGCGCCTGAAATCTACCTCGATACGGTGGCAATCACTCGCGACAAGCTTGGACATCTGGCCATCAATGGCCAAGGTGAGGCCATTGAATGGGCGGTGGCGATGCGCCGGTTCGACACCGCCATGACGTTCGATCAGCTGGCAGCCAATGGCCAGCTCACCCAGACCGATCTAGATGGTGCGGTCGATGCGATCATCGGTTTTCAGGGGCATGCGCCAATCCGGCGCGCCGATGATTGGGTCGCCGATCTCAGCGCCTACATCGATCAGAACGATCAGGCCTTCCACGAGGCGCACAAGCTTTTCGGTTTGCAGGAAACTGCCGATCTGACGCGGCGCGCGACAGCCGAGTGGCGCTTGGTGCGTCCGATTCTTCTGGCACGTGGCGAAGCCCAGGCTGTGAGACGCTGCCACGGCGATCTGCATTTACGCAATCTTGTTCGGCTGCCCAGTGGCGTGCGCATGTTTGACGCGGTTGAGTTCGATGAGCGGATCGCGACCGGCGATGTGCTCTATGATCTGGCCTTCCTTTTGATGGACCTCGATGAAAGCGGTGAGCGCCAAGCGGCCAACCGGGTTCTCAACCGCTTTCTGGCGCTGCGCGATGAGCCGAGCGATTTCGAGGCGCTGGCAGCAATGCCGCTGTTCTTGTCGATCCGCGCAGCGCTGCGGGCGAAGATTTGTGCGATGGGCGCTCAACATCTGGCTCCTGTGCAAAAGAAGGCGATGGAGAAAGAAGCGCAGCGCTTCTTCGCCTATGCCGCTGATGTTCTGGAGCCGCGCGATGTAACACTAACCGTGGTCGGTGGCCTGTCAGGAACTGGCAAGTCAACGATCGCGCAAGCCCTGGCGGCGGCCATCGGGCGCACGCCCGGCGCCGTTGTGTTGCGCTCCGACATTGTGCGCAAAACAATCATGGGTGTCGGGTGGCACGAGCGATTG
Coding sequences within:
- a CDS encoding AAA family ATPase, with amino-acid sequence MTATLTRKSGPAVFRPEVPTSATLTHVVGDQSAVMRFMADPASHGLPSDDPSKSVERIDTHGAAVFLAGERAYKIKRAVCFPFMDFSTLARREEACRAEIAINKPNAPEIYLDTVAITRDKLGHLAINGQGEAIEWAVAMRRFDTAMTFDQLAANGQLTQTDLDGAVDAIIGFQGHAPIRRADDWVADLSAYIDQNDQAFHEAHKLFGLQETADLTRRATAEWRLVRPILLARGEAQAVRRCHGDLHLRNLVRLPSGVRMFDAVEFDERIATGDVLYDLAFLLMDLDESGERQAANRVLNRFLALRDEPSDFEALAAMPLFLSIRAALRAKICAMGAQHLAPVQKKAMEKEAQRFFAYAADVLEPRDVTLTVVGGLSGTGKSTIAQALAAAIGRTPGAVVLRSDIVRKTIMGVGWHERLEASAYTQSVTHQVFTTLRNLAQKALASGHSVIVDAVCAQADEREALEGVARGVECHFAGVWLDAPLDVRLDRIGRRRDDPSDADARVARLQEDYDLYDVEWPRVDARGSIDDVLGAVRPLVDRLN
- a CDS encoding bifunctional acetate--CoA ligase family protein/GNAT family N-acetyltransferase, which encodes MSIQNLDAFFAPQHIALIGASPKPSSVGRAFVDNLLLDPGRRTLSFINPSHESIDGHPCVAALGELESVPDLAIIATPPDTVPGLVAEAKLAGVRAVIVVSNCQGGDRGALRRAMRAAARGSPMRILGPDSQGVYAAAGNLNASLASTPPQSGSLGLIAQSGAIMNAVLDWGNAVKVGFSKAVSLGDASDVDLDDLLDHLAYDVRTRAILVCVETVGNPRRFFSAARAAAKVKPVVILKSGRHSVTADQISTHSGILATEDAVYDAVIRRAGLLRVNDLDGLFDAAGALARLKRVSEAGKRLAIVTNDRGVGILAADRLLDLGGSLSELSDEGMEAIKPHAPLRWTGDMPLDLDSTLPMDAQGEVIEALIDDPMNDGVLIAYSPSQVSNGSEAAAKLSELLVRKTKDKSRPKPVFVSWLEREAGALNALDEAHVARFRTPGDAVRGFMDVSRYAQAQKELSATPPALPEDLASADVERARALCENAIREGRTWLNTDEMGDILASYGFNYAAPVRASSAEKAATAAQDMLAQHRSVALKIDSPDLPHKSDVGGVVLDLTHSLQVREGFDALTEKVAARAPGARIDGVIVQPMADISAGLELYLGLADDPIFGPVIVFGRGGIAVEAINDKALGMPPLDMRLARQVMEQTRVSKLMGGFRGRAGVDQDAVAQALVRLSQLSADVPQIRSLDLNPMLATPDGLLVLDARMEVAPSEVGDLTFDTNPRFTIRPYPRNWERRLELKDGDAVFVRPVRPEDEPAFRLFFSKTTKEDLRLRFFSYVRDFSHKFIARLTQIDYARDMAFCAFDSSGELIGVVRLHADPERETGEYAILLRSDLKGQGLGWALMQLVIEYGQAERFKRIEGQVLAENTTMLSMCRALGFQVRRDPDEPEIMQAKLDLAELEGVNPAELSAAQ
- a CDS encoding HD domain-containing protein; the protein is MKAELDKATIAGIFDFLRQSGDLKDTLRSGFTNAGAQESTAEHSWRLALLVIALEPYFDGLDTSRMLKMAILHDLGEAVTGDVPAIHQSGDPDIRRMAERDAVAMLSEFLPECVGETVKAIAAEYDAGESHEAAMMKGLDKLETIFQHATGENPPDFDYAFNLDYGAHWTRDDALLAKLRRYVDSLTRARMTVAEGSES
- a CDS encoding DUF3047 domain-containing protein — encoded protein: MLKSPNATHLTRRSLLAFGAGLAAAPALLATSTPAEAMTSISFNGWQAWTFRGIPPTDFGLGGNALTINASQSSSVVYGVVPRAARNASSASWQWQVSQTVGPTNLAARGGDDRAIALYFVFVDAATADRFGDSTPSMSRLLGMRGGRTLIYVWGGNAQRGAVLDSPYLRGRGKTVVLRSAGTRGWTGERVDLAADHVRAFGQAKETLIAVGVSSDSDDTGAVNVAGLRNLSLG